In Treponema sp. OMZ 798, the following proteins share a genomic window:
- a CDS encoding CPBP family intramembrane glutamic endopeptidase produces the protein MNKKVIKDLCILFVLYIFVFLIISYTGKFLFKNFYNYYYTLFVKYNGIFGSLLFLLFIIIFYLFYSKDLKIIFTYKKLNFSVIIKGMIYLSSITMIYYIISFIFDNSFLFNFFKYFNDILTGKKNITVYDILILEKLQRPRFEPFMLISTVIIGPVFEEIFYRGLLYNKLKEISNVFIAVFISSILFAFLHIPGYGFNIKMFSLVLDGILLAYCYEKTNNIYVPILIHSINNFFIFLFRYVYFYFLIVIYFIVFIIALIILIIDIGKYVKMRKSLKI, from the coding sequence ATGAATAAAAAAGTAATAAAAGATCTGTGCATTCTTTTTGTATTGTATATTTTTGTTTTTTTGATAATTTCTTACACCGGTAAATTTCTTTTCAAAAATTTTTATAATTACTATTATACCTTATTCGTTAAATATAATGGGATTTTCGGTAGTTTATTGTTTTTACTATTTATAATCATTTTCTATTTATTTTATTCAAAAGATTTAAAGATAATATTTACTTATAAAAAATTAAATTTCTCTGTTATTATAAAAGGGATGATTTATCTGTCATCAATCACGATGATATATTATATAATATCCTTTATCTTTGATAATTCTTTTCTTTTTAATTTTTTTAAATATTTTAATGATATTTTAACGGGTAAAAAAAATATTACTGTATATGATATTTTGATTTTAGAAAAATTACAAAGACCTCGTTTTGAACCTTTTATGCTTATAAGTACCGTAATCATTGGTCCTGTTTTTGAAGAAATATTTTATAGAGGACTTCTGTATAATAAATTAAAAGAAATAAGCAATGTATTTATTGCTGTATTTATTTCTTCAATACTTTTTGCTTTTTTACATATACCGGGTTATGGATTTAATATAAAAATGTTTTCTCTTGTGCTTGACGGTATTTTATTGGCTTATTGTTATGAAAAAACCAATAATATTTATGTCCCTATTCTTATTCATTCAATTAATAATTTTTTTATATTTTTATTTCGGTATGTATATTTTTATTTTTTAATAGTTATTTATTTTATAGTTTTTATTATAGCCCTCATAATCTTGATAATTGATATTGGCAAATACGTAAAGATGAGAAAAAGTTTGAAAATTTGA
- a CDS encoding ABC transporter permease — MKKYFLISKAYFKGSLMNLMEYKFNFISGGTFELVWMLMYLIFINTIFIHTKTVNGWDKYRMLMLTFQGGLMDSLFTFLIVPGLKRLPEMINTGTLDFILLKPLPPRFTISFNEFDIPQIKNIFINIAGLIYCFIKLDIEMTPLKLSLYILLSLNGFFLIYSIMFILMSLAFWFMRMDIVMGIGSELITIGNKPMQIYPGLIQKILIFVVPLFICFNFPILFAVEKLPRYYIGVSFVSSFFFFILSNFIFKRGVKHYVGSGS, encoded by the coding sequence ATGAAAAAATATTTTTTAATATCGAAAGCATATTTTAAAGGTTCCCTTATGAATTTAATGGAATATAAATTCAATTTTATAAGCGGCGGAACCTTTGAACTTGTATGGATGCTGATGTATCTAATTTTTATAAACACTATTTTTATTCACACAAAAACGGTGAACGGTTGGGATAAGTACCGAATGCTGATGCTTACCTTTCAAGGCGGACTTATGGATTCACTTTTTACTTTTTTGATAGTACCGGGATTAAAAAGATTACCCGAAATGATAAATACCGGTACCTTGGATTTTATCTTACTAAAGCCATTGCCGCCGCGTTTTACTATTTCGTTTAACGAATTCGATATTCCTCAAATAAAAAATATCTTCATAAATATTGCAGGTTTAATTTATTGTTTTATCAAACTCGATATAGAAATGACGCCATTAAAATTATCGCTTTATATTTTGCTTTCGCTTAACGGCTTTTTTTTAATTTATTCGATTATGTTTATATTGATGAGCTTAGCTTTTTGGTTTATGAGAATGGATATTGTTATGGGAATAGGTTCGGAACTTATTACAATCGGAAATAAACCCATGCAGATATATCCCGGCTTGATTCAAAAAATACTCATATTTGTTGTTCCGCTTTTTATTTGTTTTAATTTTCCGATTTTATTTGCCGTAGAAAAATTACCGAGGTACTACATCGGGGTTTCTTTTGTTTCGAGTTTTTTCTTTTTTATATTGTCAAATTTTATTTTTAAAAGAGGAGTAAAGCACTATGTCGGATCAGGCAGTTAA
- a CDS encoding YafY family protein, with protein MKLERILEIIIYLLNHEKVSAKYLAEYFNVSVRTIQRDMASIAEAGIPVYTLGGRYGGYAVLENYKIKNINIKNSEQQIIINALESLATSYTNDKLNSLIQKYNAIIEKEGGQKVFWDFSVTKENKKVQGSNMLLEEAISGKNYIVFDYRNSEGKSSHVCAEPLAIHYKWYAWYLFSYIKEKKEYRTFKVARMQNLVLSKERSFIKHGDIQQKMKEAELAYYKTCIDIEIVFDKKEIPLIEEYFPDSVIEKKSFQKYKTHIRVPAKERLWKALLLSFGDKVKVVSPKDYQEELIKTAKSFLSNYDKNLLGSI; from the coding sequence ATGAAACTTGAACGCATTCTCGAAATAATTATATACTTACTAAACCACGAAAAGGTTTCTGCAAAATATTTAGCTGAATATTTTAATGTGTCGGTGCGTACTATTCAGAGGGATATGGCAAGCATAGCAGAAGCCGGAATCCCTGTGTATACGCTGGGCGGAAGATACGGCGGCTATGCCGTCTTGGAAAATTATAAAATAAAAAACATCAACATCAAAAACAGCGAACAGCAGATTATTATAAACGCTTTGGAAAGTCTTGCGACCTCATACACAAACGATAAGCTAAATTCTTTAATTCAAAAATACAATGCAATTATCGAAAAAGAAGGTGGGCAAAAAGTATTTTGGGATTTTAGCGTTACAAAAGAAAATAAAAAAGTGCAGGGTTCCAATATGCTTTTAGAAGAGGCTATCAGCGGAAAAAACTATATAGTTTTCGATTACCGCAATTCCGAAGGGAAAAGCTCCCATGTTTGCGCGGAGCCTCTTGCCATTCATTATAAATGGTATGCATGGTATTTATTTTCATACATCAAAGAAAAAAAAGAATATAGAACCTTTAAGGTTGCACGGATGCAAAATCTTGTTCTCTCAAAAGAAAGGTCTTTTATAAAACACGGCGACATACAACAAAAAATGAAAGAAGCCGAGCTTGCCTATTATAAAACCTGCATCGATATAGAAATCGTCTTTGACAAAAAAGAAATTCCTCTTATCGAAGAATACTTCCCCGATTCCGTAATCGAGAAAAAATCTTTTCAAAAATACAAAACCCATATTCGTGTTCCTGCAAAAGAACGCTTATGGAAGGCTCTCCTCCTCAGCTTCGGAGATAAGGTAAAGGTTGTCTCTCCAAAAGATTACCAAGAAGAACTCATAAAAACCGCAAAAAGTTTTTTATCCAATTACGACAAAAACCTTCTTGGAAGCATTTGA
- a CDS encoding ABC-2 family transporter protein yields MNIYYKVFKTSLANQLEYRVNFISGFLFSLFPFTVNVLLWLAVSYQSTDMPLEAGGIVSYYFLTLITYNITSTVSIFKVSDDIRLGTLNTYLIKPYNYALYQLASDLPHRFVFITMNALPILILYFLLSPYFVFNFFTWKIVFFTLFLFAGYLINFLIDFLIALYSFYFSRVSSLYTSIRVLKNISAGIIFPLVFLPESVFKVLKNLPFAFISHIPVSFLLDNEPFYGAFLYLLKAACWIAVLSVFCAIVWKKGLKKYSAYGG; encoded by the coding sequence ATGAATATCTATTATAAAGTTTTTAAGACAAGTTTAGCTAATCAATTGGAGTACAGGGTTAATTTTATTTCGGGATTTTTATTTTCGCTTTTTCCTTTTACCGTTAATGTGCTTTTATGGCTTGCCGTCAGTTATCAAAGTACGGATATGCCTCTTGAAGCAGGCGGAATTGTTTCTTATTATTTTTTAACCTTAATAACATACAATATCACCTCAACCGTTTCTATATTTAAAGTTTCGGACGACATAAGGCTCGGTACCTTAAATACCTATCTTATAAAACCGTATAATTATGCACTTTACCAACTTGCTTCCGATTTACCGCATCGTTTTGTTTTTATTACGATGAATGCTCTTCCTATTTTGATTTTATATTTTTTACTGTCGCCTTATTTTGTGTTTAATTTTTTTACATGGAAGATTGTGTTTTTTACGCTCTTTTTATTTGCAGGTTATCTTATCAATTTTTTAATCGATTTTTTGATAGCTCTATACAGCTTTTACTTTTCGCGTGTTTCTTCACTTTACACTTCGATAAGGGTACTTAAAAATATTTCTGCCGGTATTATTTTTCCTCTTGTCTTTTTGCCCGAATCGGTATTTAAGGTTTTAAAAAACTTACCCTTTGCCTTTATTTCCCATATCCCCGTAAGTTTTTTGCTTGATAACGAACCGTTTTATGGAGCTTTCCTTTATTTGCTTAAAGCCGCTTGTTGGATAGCGGTATTAAGTGTTTTTTGTGCAATAGTATGGAAAAAAGGCTTAAAAAAATATTCCGCTTATGGGGGCTAA
- a CDS encoding type II CAAX prenyl endopeptidase Rce1 family protein: MNNTNRTKRNIIIFTIFSTLCGWIGYFVDKLTGQAHYKNIGTMAGEEPLGMLIWLVSPLICTMVLRTFGGDGWKNAGFAFNFKNNKILYLISFLVYPVVTIIVILLGVITKGIRFSNMSIGLTAYFGILFTQITIQFIKNIFEESVWRAYLTNQLLKLKLSDLKIYLLIGFIWWLWHLPYIMIFLSESEIQNTLPVGRLTFFLIGTIVVTVWTIMYTEIFRITKSVWPLVIAHTMEDAVINPLLLLGIVSIEKNQAFLFSLSVGLIPTILYLIVGLSIRKWRTNPKFFYQSAKIGNRF; the protein is encoded by the coding sequence ATGAATAACACAAATAGAACTAAACGAAATATAATTATTTTTACAATTTTCAGTACCCTTTGCGGCTGGATAGGATATTTTGTCGATAAATTGACAGGTCAAGCTCATTATAAAAATATCGGTACAATGGCAGGCGAAGAGCCCTTGGGAATGCTTATTTGGTTAGTATCGCCATTAATTTGTACAATGGTTCTGCGCACTTTTGGCGGAGACGGCTGGAAAAATGCAGGATTCGCATTTAATTTTAAAAATAATAAAATATTATATTTAATAAGTTTTTTGGTATATCCGGTCGTTACTATAATTGTTATTTTACTGGGCGTAATAACAAAAGGTATCAGATTTTCCAATATGAGTATAGGTCTTACGGCCTATTTCGGAATTTTGTTTACACAGATTACAATTCAATTTATAAAAAATATATTTGAAGAATCCGTGTGGAGAGCTTATCTTACAAATCAATTATTAAAGTTAAAATTATCCGATTTAAAAATATATTTGCTTATCGGATTTATATGGTGGCTTTGGCATTTGCCTTATATTATGATATTTCTTTCCGAAAGTGAAATACAAAATACTTTACCTGTTGGAAGATTGACATTTTTTTTGATAGGAACAATCGTAGTTACAGTTTGGACGATAATGTATACGGAAATTTTCAGAATTACAAAATCCGTATGGCCGTTGGTTATTGCTCATACCATGGAAGATGCGGTAATAAATCCGTTACTTTTATTGGGTATTGTCTCTATAGAAAAAAATCAAGCATTTCTTTTTTCTCTTTCAGTTGGTTTGATTCCGACAATTCTTTATCTGATAGTGGGATTATCCATTCGAAAATGGAGAACTAACCCAAAATTTTTCTATCAATCAGCAAAAATTGGTAACCGGTTTTAA
- a CDS encoding radical SAM protein — MQNFNPNQKLIYNPELRFRKEEHRCVAYTIDDFFYSPDKVSILLPQEVIMLLLFDGEHTFGEVANNMAYVFGMESNDDVDYKKLLFNSLEALEKRTNIQPLVMDISEVKPAILKQTQNRYPDPSAFIIPKEKIIFDPRDLRLSAPLSVNYNVMTSCGFKCKYCYHPLVPVKELIPLERLNIIFKELKETGCESFMLTGGDPMLRPDIDELMQSLYEHGLLYSLSTKSIISEDRIKKLREKAGLRGMQISLDAADGKIVKNILGVTDDEYFSKAIQMIKNLQKHGIEVRVKAVLTSYNADGLADYLNLLNDLGIKRMQVVQYGRSGTRHTDDLYPSDEQMKRASEVVRKFKEAHKDVELTAGGFEKAYDEPVIVEQVTKENIFEKRAICNAGRFSLTLMPNGEVFICEQLPYDKRYVLGDLKTQSLAECWNGELMQKWLNPPERNIFAENSPCKTCPEEYYNECHKVYSRCLRFIYEHTGDTVTADIKCPRYYFEKRRIT; from the coding sequence ATGCAAAACTTCAACCCGAATCAAAAACTAATCTATAACCCCGAACTTCGCTTTAGAAAAGAAGAACACCGCTGTGTTGCATATACAATAGATGACTTTTTTTATTCTCCCGATAAGGTAAGTATTTTGCTTCCGCAAGAAGTTATTATGCTCTTACTCTTTGACGGTGAACATACCTTCGGCGAAGTTGCAAATAACATGGCCTATGTTTTTGGAATGGAATCAAATGATGATGTTGATTATAAAAAACTACTTTTTAATTCGCTTGAAGCTCTCGAAAAACGTACCAATATTCAGCCCTTGGTTATGGATATTTCCGAAGTAAAACCTGCTATTTTAAAACAAACTCAAAACCGTTATCCCGATCCGTCAGCCTTTATAATTCCTAAAGAAAAAATTATTTTTGATCCGCGTGATTTACGGCTTTCAGCTCCTCTTTCGGTAAATTATAACGTGATGACCTCCTGCGGCTTTAAGTGCAAGTACTGTTACCATCCTCTTGTGCCTGTAAAAGAATTAATTCCCCTTGAACGTTTAAATATTATTTTTAAAGAACTAAAAGAAACCGGATGCGAAAGTTTTATGCTCACAGGGGGAGACCCCATGCTCCGCCCCGACATAGATGAGCTTATGCAAAGTTTATACGAGCACGGGCTTTTATATTCTCTTTCAACTAAATCGATTATAAGTGAAGACAGAATAAAAAAATTGCGTGAAAAGGCGGGCTTAAGGGGAATGCAGATAAGCCTTGATGCCGCCGACGGTAAAATAGTTAAAAATATTTTAGGTGTCACCGATGATGAGTATTTTTCAAAAGCAATTCAAATGATAAAAAACTTACAAAAACACGGTATTGAAGTGCGTGTAAAGGCTGTTTTAACTTCGTATAATGCGGACGGTTTAGCCGATTACTTAAACCTTCTTAACGATTTGGGAATTAAACGGATGCAGGTTGTTCAATACGGAAGAAGCGGCACGAGGCATACCGATGATCTTTATCCGAGTGATGAGCAAATGAAAAGAGCAAGTGAAGTTGTGCGGAAATTTAAAGAAGCACATAAGGATGTGGAGCTTACGGCAGGCGGATTTGAAAAAGCTTATGATGAGCCTGTCATAGTCGAGCAGGTTACAAAAGAAAACATTTTTGAAAAAAGAGCAATTTGTAATGCGGGGCGTTTTTCGTTGACTCTTATGCCGAATGGAGAAGTTTTTATTTGTGAACAGCTTCCTTACGATAAGCGGTATGTATTGGGAGATTTAAAAACGCAAAGCCTTGCAGAATGTTGGAACGGGGAACTTATGCAAAAATGGCTTAATCCGCCCGAGCGGAATATTTTTGCCGAAAACTCGCCGTGCAAAACCTGCCCCGAAGAATACTATAACGAATGTCATAAAGTGTACAGCCGTTGTTTACGTTTTATTTACGAACATACCGGCGATACGGTTACGGCGGATATAAAATGTCCCCGTTATTATTTTGAAAAAAGAAGAATAACTTAA
- a CDS encoding ATP-binding cassette domain-containing protein, giving the protein MSDQAVNNVNSIVAENICKTYAYYKKDAGLKGSIKNIFKREKLYKSAVKNLSFQIHQGSITGLIGLNGAGKTTTLKMLSGLIFPTEGKISALNFNPFEKKKEYLRQISMVMGNKSQLWWDLPAVDSFELNKTIYELEDADYKKALNTMIEILGVEKQLNVQVRRLSLGERMKMELIAALIHKPKLIFLDEPTIGLDIITQYAIRDFLKQYCSTYHSTLILTSHNFNDIVSLCSELILINNGEKIYSDSFVHFKNEFLNKKYFILKLKFPNAEKIIKILHEREGLFAEKRGEDTVKISADASDSLDILKSISNDFIEELSDITIENISMEDVIRKLYTAAG; this is encoded by the coding sequence ATGTCGGATCAGGCAGTTAATAATGTGAACAGTATTGTTGCAGAAAATATTTGCAAGACTTATGCTTATTATAAAAAAGATGCAGGTCTTAAAGGAAGCATTAAAAATATATTTAAGCGGGAAAAACTTTATAAGTCTGCCGTTAAAAATCTTTCTTTTCAAATTCATCAAGGTTCGATAACGGGTTTAATCGGTTTAAACGGTGCAGGAAAAACGACAACGCTTAAAATGCTGTCGGGTTTAATATTTCCGACGGAAGGAAAGATTTCCGCATTGAATTTCAATCCTTTTGAAAAGAAAAAAGAATATTTGCGTCAAATTTCAATGGTGATGGGAAATAAGAGTCAGCTTTGGTGGGACTTGCCGGCTGTGGATTCTTTTGAACTCAATAAAACTATTTACGAACTTGAAGATGCCGATTATAAAAAAGCGCTTAACACGATGATCGAAATACTCGGTGTCGAAAAACAGCTGAATGTTCAAGTGAGGCGTCTTTCTTTGGGAGAGCGGATGAAGATGGAATTGATAGCAGCCCTCATTCATAAACCGAAACTTATTTTTCTTGATGAGCCGACAATAGGACTCGACATCATTACACAATATGCTATACGGGATTTTTTAAAACAGTATTGCAGTACATATCATTCCACGCTTATATTGACAAGTCATAATTTTAACGACATTGTTTCTCTTTGCAGCGAATTGATTTTAATAAACAACGGAGAAAAAATATATTCCGATTCATTTGTTCATTTTAAAAACGAGTTTTTAAATAAAAAATACTTTATACTAAAATTAAAATTCCCAAACGCTGAAAAAATTATAAAAATCTTGCACGAAAGGGAAGGGCTTTTTGCAGAAAAAAGAGGAGAAGATACCGTTAAAATTTCTGCCGATGCTTCAGATAGCTTGGATATATTAAAAAGTATTTCCAATGATTTTATCGAAGAGTTAAGCGATATTACCATTGAAAATATATCGATGGAAGATGTTATCAGAAAATTATATACGGCGGCCGGCTGA
- a CDS encoding ABC transporter ATP-binding protein, whose protein sequence is MNTKLSRWAASFIKPFFSALFFLLCFSLIGNYASTFEPLFTGKIIDALTLKDRTAFFSFLKIIILFQIAGLVFSLLSSWFQFLLQRKMTVYTESRLYLNLLHLPPKGSSEQDSGKLLNLFLSDLGIMTGIYTSQIPSIITSIIMMGIIGFRLFKIDIFIFCLTLIVSVIPVFLAKYFGTKQAAVNEIQRKRQDEYTAYIDETIRGLQEIKNYSSQKFFIYKFKNILKYIFIHVKESTIIGMQSSSSSFFTNFTINISLFAIIGLTVLEGKNTVGTITAALMYSQKFRSLVSSCAETYKGIIVSFVSVERLKSIFDERQNFFSLIKEEKDTSNIKKIKIENVTFAYKKNNFLFKNLNTEFKFPGLYLIKGENGSGKTSLFNIISGNISLKTESVLEGRIIFCNLASRLSYISQNPFIFSGTIKENLLFGKKADTLTINDVLTKTKLNKVIDALDKGLDTQLGGKEHILSQGQIQRLALSRCFLQTGEVILFDEVENALDSETNLALSSLLSELKTQKLILMITHRSSYDSIADGVFTLGKI, encoded by the coding sequence ATGAATACAAAATTATCTCGCTGGGCTGCCTCATTTATAAAGCCGTTTTTTTCGGCCTTGTTTTTTCTCCTTTGTTTTTCTCTTATCGGTAATTATGCATCCACCTTTGAACCTCTATTTACAGGGAAGATAATCGATGCTTTAACCTTAAAGGATAGGACTGCTTTTTTTTCCTTTTTAAAGATCATTATTCTTTTTCAAATTGCAGGGCTTGTTTTTTCGCTTTTAAGTTCTTGGTTTCAGTTTTTGCTTCAGCGTAAAATGACCGTTTATACCGAAAGCCGTCTTTATTTAAACCTCTTACATTTACCGCCTAAGGGAAGTTCCGAGCAGGATTCGGGTAAACTTTTAAATCTTTTTTTATCCGATTTAGGGATAATGACGGGTATCTATACTTCTCAAATCCCTTCGATAATTACCTCCATTATTATGATGGGTATAATAGGTTTTAGACTCTTTAAAATAGATATTTTTATTTTTTGTCTTACGCTCATAGTTTCGGTTATTCCCGTTTTTTTGGCAAAATATTTTGGAACAAAGCAGGCTGCCGTCAATGAGATTCAGCGTAAAAGACAGGACGAATATACTGCCTATATTGACGAAACGATAAGGGGCCTACAGGAGATAAAAAATTATTCTTCGCAAAAGTTTTTTATTTATAAGTTTAAAAATATTTTAAAATATATTTTTATACATGTTAAGGAATCTACGATTATCGGAATGCAGTCCTCTTCCTCTTCTTTTTTTACTAATTTTACCATAAACATTTCTTTATTTGCCATTATCGGTTTAACCGTCCTTGAAGGAAAAAACACCGTCGGCACTATTACCGCAGCCCTCATGTATTCTCAAAAATTTAGAAGCCTTGTTTCTTCATGTGCCGAAACTTATAAGGGAATTATAGTTTCCTTTGTTTCGGTAGAGCGCTTAAAAAGTATTTTTGATGAAAGACAAAATTTTTTTTCGCTCATAAAAGAAGAAAAAGATACTTCAAACATAAAAAAAATCAAAATAGAAAATGTAACTTTTGCTTATAAAAAAAATAATTTTCTTTTTAAAAATCTAAATACCGAGTTTAAATTCCCAGGTCTTTATCTTATTAAGGGAGAGAACGGTTCAGGCAAAACTAGTCTTTTTAATATTATTTCGGGAAATATTAGTCTTAAAACTGAATCGGTATTAGAAGGTAGGATTATTTTTTGTAATCTTGCTTCAAGGCTTTCGTATATAAGTCAAAATCCTTTTATTTTTTCCGGTACTATAAAAGAAAATCTCTTATTCGGTAAAAAAGCCGATACGCTTACAATAAACGATGTGTTGACAAAAACAAAATTAAATAAGGTTATCGATGCGCTGGACAAGGGGCTTGATACACAATTGGGCGGAAAAGAACATATCCTTTCGCAGGGGCAAATTCAGCGTCTTGCCTTAAGCCGCTGTTTTTTGCAAACCGGCGAGGTTATCTTATTCGATGAGGTGGAAAATGCCCTCGATTCTGAAACAAACCTCGCATTAAGCTCTCTTTTATCCGAACTTAAAACGCAAAAACTTATTTTAATGATAACACACCGCTCCTCCTATGACAGCATAGCTGATGGAGTGTTTACTCTAGGTAAAATTTAA